Proteins encoded by one window of Ursus arctos isolate Adak ecotype North America unplaced genomic scaffold, UrsArc2.0 scaffold_22, whole genome shotgun sequence:
- the TSKU gene encoding tsukushi, with protein MPWPLLLPPLLLLLAASGAQTTRPCFPGCQCEVETFGLFDSFSLTRVDCSGLGPHIVPVPIPLDTAHLDLSSNRLETVNESVLAGPGYTTLAGLDLSHNLLASISPTAFSRLRYLESLDISHNGLAALPAESFTSSPLSDVNLSHNRLREVSVSAFSTHSQAPALHVDLSHNLLHRLVPQPAGAGLPTPAIQSLNLAWNRLRTVPDLRDLPLRYLSLDGNPLAAIGPGAFRGLAGLTHLSLGSLQGLPQLAPYGFRELQSLQVLDLSGNPKLKWAGAEVFSGLGALQELDLSGTGLLPLPDTLLLQLPALQSVRAGQGLWCRRLVRGGAYPRQPGSGPKVALHCVDTRDSAAKGPDTL; from the coding sequence ATGCCGTGGCCCCTGCTGCTGCCCccgctgctgttgctgctggctGCGAGCGGGGCCCAGACGACCCGGCCATGCTTCCCCGGATGCCAGTGCGAGGTGGAGACCTTTGGCCTCTTCGACAGCTTCAGCCTGACCCGCGTGGATTGCAGTGGCCTGGGCCCCCACATCGTGCCCGTGCCCATCCCTCTGGACACGGCGCACTTGGACCTGTCCTCCAACCGGCTGGAGACCGTGAACGAGTCGGTGCTGGCCGGGCCGGGCTACACCACGCTGGCTGGTCTGGATCTCAGCCACAACCTGCTCGCCAGCATCTCGCCCACCGCCTTCTCCCGCCTTCGCTACCTGGAGTCGCTTGACATCAGCCACAATGGCCTGGCGGCTCTGCCGGCGGAAAGCTTCACCAGCTCACCCCTGAGCGACGTGAATCTCAGCCACAACCGGCTCCGGGAGGTCTCGGTGTCCGCCTTCTCCACCCACAGCCAGGCCCCGGCGCTGCACGTGGACCTCTCCCACAACCTGCTCCACCGCCTGGTGCCCCAGCCTGCGGGGGCCGGCCTGCCCACGCCCGCCATCCAGAGCCTGAACCTGGCCTGGAACCGGCTCCGCACCGTACCCGACCTCCGGGACCTGCCCCTGCGCTACCTGAGCCTGGATGGGAACCCGCTGGCCGCCATCGGCCCGGGCGCCTTCAGGGGGCTGGCGGGCCTCACGCACCTGTCACTGGGCAGCCTGCAAGGTCTCCCCCAGCTGGCGCCCTACGGCTTCCGCGAGCTGCAGAGCTTACAGGTCTTGGACCTGTCGGGCAACCCCAAGCTCAAGTGGGCGGGAGCCGAGGTGTTCTCAGGCCTGGGCGCCCTGCAGGAGCTGGACCTGTCGGGCACGGGCCTGCTGCCTCTGCCCGACACGCTGCTCCTCCAGCTGCCCGCGCTGCAGAGCGTCCGCGCCGGCCAGGGGCTGTGGTGCCGGCGGCTGGTGCGGGGGGGCGCCTACCCTCGGCAGCCTGGCTCCGGCCCCAAGGTGGCCCTGCACTGCGTGGACACCCGGGACTCGGCTGCTAAGGGCCCCGACACTTTGTGA